The Nymphalis io chromosome 3, ilAglIoxx1.1, whole genome shotgun sequence genome contains the following window.
aaAGGTTAGGATGTATGCATTTGGATCTTTGCTAATacttaaatgataattaaaatacaatacataaaattatccCGCCTTTTTTCCATGACATGACTTTTAAAACAATGGGTGCAACTACAACAGAGCTTGAGACATTTGAACAGcaatttatagaattaattagTGAATATCAGACACTTTCGGTATggttttttgtttcttaaaaaaaaacaatatgtaagtttgtattttatgttagCATTTATAATTGATAATCGGAAGCCCTAACATTTTAAGTTCAAaggataaaacattattattcaaaagtGGAAGTTAATTCCgatagttttctttttataaaaaaggcttCCGAAAAGCAGTTGCGTGCAGAGTTTCGTAGAGAAGCAGCGCGTGCAGAGGGAGCAGAGGCGGCGCGAGATGCGGCAGAGCGGTCTGCGGCGGACTCCCGCGCTACCGCCGCCGCCGCGACCGCCGGCGCTGCACAGGCCGCTAAGGCACTCGCATTAGCACAAGAAGAGCTTGTCGCTGTTAAAATGCAATTGGAAATATCAGTGAGTGTTTAACGTGATAGCAGGTAActaacatttcaataatttcttcaatttgtaagtaaaataaatgtttctgtGTTTTCAAAGGAAAATCAACGCAAGCTCTTTGAAGAGAAATGCACTGAGATGTCCGATAAAATGAGTTGTCTCGAAAGAGAATTACAGCAGTTGCAACCTCTACAGTGCGCATACGGCACCATACAACGTCAGTATGTCGAATTACAGGGACGCATTCAAATCGCAACAGAAGAAGCACGAAGGTTTTTAATCCTTATCAATATAATGTGTTTCTGTTTCCGCCTATTAACGTGGTTCATATCTTCCATGTAAAAAGCGAGGTATCAAAACTTGAAGTTGAACTTCGAAGAGTAGAGCGCTGCGCCGGCGCCGGCGCCGAGCTGCGCGAGCGCGCGCGACTCGCGGCCGCAGCGCACGCGCGCGAGCGCGCACTCGCCGCCGACGAGCTCGCGCACACCACACGAGAGCTGCAGACAGCCAACGGTACTGAATATAGTGccgatttattgtttttaatatacaattattgtgTTAGACTTATCAACTAAAAACAATGTCATCGGTTTTCAGCTGAAATAGCCCGCCTCAGAATTAAAGTAACCGAGTTACAGTATCAATTATCCAACGAGGAGTCCGTTAAGAAAATACATGATCCGGAATGTGAATCTTTAGTCGAAGTGCGGGCGGCTTTAGAAGCCGAGAGATCAGGAACGGCTAAGTTAGAAAGGGCCTTAGCAGCGGCTTTAGCAGATAATGCTGCGTTAGCATCTGAATTACATAGTAAAGATAATAATTCAGTCGACAAAAAAACtccattattaaataatgcgTCGTCTAATATATGCCCTATAGATTTATTCCTAgccgaataaaaataatttggatatatatttttaatttaagaaatgataataaaaacatatgtatttatttgttatttactatAGGATCCTAAATTTACAATGGAATCTTAAATGAGAGAACCCGGGTTCGTTTGTTTAATTATCTCGTTCTTCAGCTttacagtttttaatatataacataagctCTAAAATGTTTACTGCCAAAGATGAATTAGATGAATTTTCGTTAATTTGCATTCTATTGAAATGTAACTCGTtgcaatacatatacatataataaattagtagaaaTCATGTAATGTACATTGAATAAATGTATCAAAAAACGAATCTaggcgataaaaaaaaacaataacagaaCACTAAAAAAAAGTGACTAAACactagtgtatatttttatccgATTCCTCGAAAGGcggttttattacgatatatttgGAATAAAACCGCCTTTCGAGGAATTCGCGATCAACAGGtagtaaacaataaatatggaattttttataatcatctcAAATATATCTGCAAACGTCTGCAAATAATCTGAAGCTCAAAGTTAAAGACATTGAAAAAACTATTGTGGGAGAACCAGCTCACTAAATATTCACCTTTTTGCAATCGAAACGAGTTTCCAAATTATGACATGGAGTGTTTAACCTTATCTTTTAAGAATATCAAATGATGTGCATGCATTTTGcttattccataaaaatatgtaattcataATGTAAGAGTATGTGCATGAGTACCGTTTAGTATAACAGAAATAGGAACCGGTGGACGACCTATTGTACTGCATCATGCTGAAACCTGTTTCTAGAAATGCGCTTTGACCACACCAAACGATATAACACTCTGCTCAATTTAGGAAACTCTTAAAACATAACAATCacaatttgatatattaataaaaataattaaataataatttgcttttattattaaattatttttattcaatatctcAACTGTTGAATATATCAAGTACAGATTTGCAAAGTCTGATTGTCAAAAATGAGTTCTTTCTAATATgtttattgaattgaaattattttatatttcatattcataaaCGTAATAATCTTGTAATGTATGGAAAACACGCCATATGTTTTATCTCGCGCAGTTTGTTAATTGATCaaggatattaatataataacggatagcgtaaataaactattttcattgtaaatattgttcTATTTAATCACTCATGCATATTTTAAATGCTTATAAAGCTATTAACATCGTTCGTTTTAAAATACCGGTGTATCATATCTACAGTGCACAGGAAACGTCGTCCAATGTTATGTGGGCAGTATTTCCTCACTGTTTTGGTCGATGGAGGTAGAGTGGGTGCAATAAGCGAGTTGTGACGCGGAGTTTTCGCAAGGCTTCGCGGCGCCCCACCTCGCAGCCAAGCTGCGTAGGCGCCTCGACTGTGTATTGTGGTAGTGTACGCAGTCAGTCATTCTTCGACATTGCGAGTCGTGACCACTTTGCGCGACGGTCCGAAACTAACGCACAAATAATGTGCATCTGATAGAATCGATCTGTGATATAGTGTTAAGTTACATGCAATAACTGAAAGTGAAAAGTTTTAAGCGACTGTGATCTCATGGATATCATAACGGCACTTAATATAAAGTGAGCATGTTTTCAcgcttttgttttataacataaaaatcttaTGAATACCATCGTTATAATCTATTGACCATACGGTAGTGAAAgcgaaaaattaagaaaatatgaatttacTTATCAATGTAAGAGTTCCGTGATCTGATACCAAACGCATTGTTTTGTTGTAGAGAAAGTTCCTTTCTACAATAACAAGCCTATTTTCATACATCTCTAATTAAATTCTATGCATACCTAAATGTTATTACCATCATGgtcaaaattaatttgtatcttTATTGGAACCAGATTACTCTTCAACTAATAACTGGTTACATAAGAAAgacaacattataaaaatacctatataaaaatggcATTTGCCTTATTAGGCTAAAAGTGTATCCACCAACGCAAATAGATGTACGTAATGTTTATACAGTGAGTC
Protein-coding sequences here:
- the LOC126781113 gene encoding uncharacterized protein LOC126781113, whose amino-acid sequence is MGATTTELETFEQQFIELISEYQTLSASEKQLRAEFRREAARAEGAEAARDAAERSAADSRATAAAATAGAAQAAKALALAQEELVAVKMQLEISENQRKLFEEKCTEMSDKMSCLERELQQLQPLQCAYGTIQRQYVELQGRIQIATEEARSEVSKLEVELRRVERCAGAGAELRERARLAAAAHARERALAADELAHTTRELQTANAEIARLRIKVTELQYQLSNEESVKKIHDPECESLVEVRAALEAERSGTAKLERALAAALADNAALASELHSKDNNSVDKKTPLLNNASSNICPIDLFLAE